A genomic segment from Glycine max cultivar Williams 82 chromosome 1, Glycine_max_v4.0, whole genome shotgun sequence encodes:
- the LOC102669362 gene encoding uncharacterized protein isoform X1, translating to MDAALGALFGELLKAILLAKDKAIMFKETMDHLESTLKSIEPVIRKIEKHNKKLGRPKEELESLKTKMENGAKLVSKCSEIHKLDFVTKIRYQSKLEALEDSLTKFFVIDLAAQTARDQKETLRKVRRMVNAAKKLPFNSVDESNPKPAGEVIESEIEAESDYDDAVSVDSAPICENESDTISHSDEQQVKINEGVDSSVIQAEEPPSMTTVIGPQYCAEFTTLLEIVRTVKTFGPDTFSVANVNDDIVFNL from the exons ATGGATGCAGCTTTGGGGGCTTTGTTTGGGGAATTGCTGAAAGCCATTTTGCTCGCAAAAGACAAAGCGATTATGTTCAAGGAAACCATGGACCACCTCGAATCCACTCTGAAATCAATAGAACCGGTGATAAGAAAGATAGAAAAGCACAACAAGAAGTTGGGGCGTCCGAAGGAGGAACTCGAATCGCTGAAAACAAAGATGGAAAATGGCGCGAAGCTTGTTTCCAAGTGTTCCGAAATCCACAAGCTAGATTTTGTGACCAAGATTCGTTACCAGAGTAAACTAGAGGCACTTGAAGACTCTCTCACGAAGTTTTTCGTCATTGACCTGGCAGCTCAGACGGCGAGAGATCAGAAGGAGACCTTGCGTAAGGTTAGAAGAATGGTAAACGCCGCTAAGAAGTTGCCCTTCAACTCAGTTGATGAATCTAACCCTAAGCCTGCAGGGGAGGTGATTGAATCTGAGATCGAAGCTGAATCAGATTATGATGATGCAGTGAGTGTCGATTCTGCACCCATCTGTGAGAATGAGTCAGATACTATTTCTCATTCTGATGAGCAACAA GTCAAAATTAATGAAGGCGTGGATTCAAGCGTCATACAAG CAGAAGAACCACCTTCAATGACGACTGTCATCGGGCCTCAATATTGTGCTGAATTTACCACCTTACTAGAGATTGTTAGAACGGTGAAGACTTTCGGCCCTGATACATTCAGTGTCGCAAACGTCAACGACGACATTGTGTTCAACCTTTAA
- the LOC102669362 gene encoding uncharacterized protein isoform X2 yields the protein MDAALGALFGELLKAILLAKDKAIMFKETMDHLESTLKSIEPVIRKIEKHNKKLGRPKEELESLKTKMENGAKLVSKCSEIHKLDFVTKIRYQSKLEALEDSLTKFFVIDLAAQTARDQKETLRKVRRMVNAAKKLPFNSVDESNPKPAGEVIESEIEAESDYDDAVSVDSAPICENESDTISHSDEQQVKINEGVDSSVIQEEPPSMTTVIGPQYCAEFTTLLEIVRTVKTFGPDTFSVANVNDDIVFNL from the exons ATGGATGCAGCTTTGGGGGCTTTGTTTGGGGAATTGCTGAAAGCCATTTTGCTCGCAAAAGACAAAGCGATTATGTTCAAGGAAACCATGGACCACCTCGAATCCACTCTGAAATCAATAGAACCGGTGATAAGAAAGATAGAAAAGCACAACAAGAAGTTGGGGCGTCCGAAGGAGGAACTCGAATCGCTGAAAACAAAGATGGAAAATGGCGCGAAGCTTGTTTCCAAGTGTTCCGAAATCCACAAGCTAGATTTTGTGACCAAGATTCGTTACCAGAGTAAACTAGAGGCACTTGAAGACTCTCTCACGAAGTTTTTCGTCATTGACCTGGCAGCTCAGACGGCGAGAGATCAGAAGGAGACCTTGCGTAAGGTTAGAAGAATGGTAAACGCCGCTAAGAAGTTGCCCTTCAACTCAGTTGATGAATCTAACCCTAAGCCTGCAGGGGAGGTGATTGAATCTGAGATCGAAGCTGAATCAGATTATGATGATGCAGTGAGTGTCGATTCTGCACCCATCTGTGAGAATGAGTCAGATACTATTTCTCATTCTGATGAGCAACAA GTCAAAATTAATGAAGGCGTGGATTCAAGCGTCATACAAG AAGAACCACCTTCAATGACGACTGTCATCGGGCCTCAATATTGTGCTGAATTTACCACCTTACTAGAGATTGTTAGAACGGTGAAGACTTTCGGCCCTGATACATTCAGTGTCGCAAACGTCAACGACGACATTGTGTTCAACCTTTAA